A genomic segment from Pseudomonas sp. S09G 359 encodes:
- the ltnD gene encoding L-threonate dehydrogenase, translating to MPFYGASMNNKNVGVIGLGAMGLGIARSLLRSGFNVHACDVRETVTQQFASEGGVACHSPAQMAAACDVIITVVVNAEQTETVLFGENAAVAALRPGSLVIGCATVAPTYAVDLGQRLSSAGLLYLDAPISGGAAKAAAGEMTMMTSGPAEAYAKADEVLAGMAGKVYRLGDAHGLGSKVKIINQLLAGVHIAAAAEAMALGLREGVEADALYEVITHSAGNSWMFENRVPHILKADYTPLSAVDIFVKDLGLVLDTARASKFPLPLSATAHQMFMQASSAGFGREDDSAVIKIFPGIELPTAKTDPV from the coding sequence ATGCCTTTTTACGGAGCCTCCATGAATAACAAGAATGTTGGTGTTATCGGCTTAGGCGCGATGGGGCTGGGTATTGCCCGCTCGCTGTTGCGCAGCGGCTTCAACGTGCATGCCTGTGATGTGCGCGAAACCGTCACGCAGCAGTTTGCCAGTGAAGGGGGCGTTGCCTGCCACTCTCCTGCGCAGATGGCGGCCGCGTGCGATGTGATCATCACCGTGGTGGTCAATGCCGAACAAACCGAGACGGTACTGTTTGGGGAAAATGCCGCCGTCGCCGCCTTGCGCCCCGGCAGTCTGGTGATTGGTTGCGCCACGGTGGCCCCTACCTACGCGGTAGACCTGGGTCAGCGGTTGAGCAGCGCAGGCCTGTTGTACCTGGATGCACCAATTTCCGGGGGTGCCGCCAAAGCGGCTGCCGGCGAGATGACCATGATGACCTCCGGTCCAGCCGAGGCTTATGCAAAAGCTGACGAGGTGCTCGCGGGCATGGCCGGCAAGGTCTATCGCCTCGGCGACGCCCATGGCCTGGGCTCCAAAGTGAAAATCATCAACCAACTGCTGGCCGGCGTACACATTGCCGCCGCCGCTGAAGCCATGGCACTCGGGCTGCGTGAAGGGGTCGAGGCCGATGCGCTGTATGAAGTGATCACCCATAGCGCGGGCAATTCGTGGATGTTCGAAAACCGCGTGCCGCACATTCTCAAGGCCGATTACACGCCGCTGTCGGCTGTCGACATTTTCGTCAAGGACCTGGGCCTGGTGCTGGATACCGCGCGGGCCAGCAAGTTTCCGCTGCCGTTGTCGGCCACTGCTCACCAGATGTTCATGCAGGCTTCCAGTGCCGGGTTCGGGCGTGAGGACGATTCGGCAGTGATCAAGATTTTCCCTGGCATCGAGCTCCCGACTGCCAAGACCGACCCCGTATAA
- the otnK gene encoding 3-oxo-tetronate kinase: MNLPCARPLLGCIADDFTGATDLANMLVRGGMRTVQSIGIPSAEVAATLDADAIVIALKSRTVPAAQAVADSLAALEWLRAQGCEQIFFKYCSTFDSTAAGNIGQVSEALLKALDSDFTLACPAFPENGRTIFRGHLFVQDQLLNESGMQHHPLTAMTDANLVRVLQSQTSQKVGLLRYDTIAQGVPKVREQITELRAQGVGMAIADALSDQDLYTLGSACSDLPLLTGGSGLALGLPDNFRRAGKLRDFDPASLPTVLGGEVVLAGSASIATNGQVAAWLEAGRPALRIDPLALAAGKPVVADAVAFALSNPHTVLIYATSPPDELKAVQQQLGAERAGELVENALGEIAQALRQAGVRRFVVAGGETSGAVVTALGVRLLQIGAQIDPGVPATLSNTAEPLALALKSGNFGGRDFFDKALKQLAGGAQ; this comes from the coding sequence ATGAACCTACCTTGCGCACGCCCCTTGCTGGGCTGCATCGCCGATGACTTCACCGGGGCCACAGACCTGGCCAATATGCTGGTGCGCGGCGGCATGCGTACTGTGCAAAGCATCGGCATTCCCAGCGCTGAAGTCGCTGCGACGCTGGATGCCGATGCGATCGTGATCGCGCTGAAGTCGCGCACTGTCCCGGCGGCACAGGCGGTGGCCGACTCGCTGGCGGCACTGGAGTGGCTGCGCGCACAAGGGTGCGAACAAATTTTCTTCAAGTACTGCTCCACCTTTGACTCAACGGCCGCCGGCAATATCGGCCAGGTCAGCGAGGCCCTGCTCAAGGCGCTGGACAGTGATTTCACCCTGGCCTGCCCGGCATTTCCGGAAAACGGCCGAACCATTTTCCGCGGGCATTTGTTTGTGCAGGATCAACTGCTCAATGAGTCAGGCATGCAGCACCACCCGCTGACCGCGATGACCGATGCCAATCTGGTCCGTGTGCTGCAATCACAAACCTCACAAAAGGTCGGCCTGCTGCGCTACGACACCATCGCCCAAGGTGTGCCAAAAGTACGCGAGCAGATTACTGAGCTGCGCGCCCAAGGCGTCGGCATGGCCATCGCGGATGCCCTCAGCGATCAAGACCTGTACACCCTCGGCAGCGCTTGCAGTGATTTGCCCCTGCTGACCGGCGGCTCTGGCCTGGCCCTGGGCCTTCCCGACAACTTCCGCCGCGCCGGCAAACTTCGCGACTTCGACCCAGCCTCCTTACCTACCGTACTCGGTGGCGAGGTGGTGCTGGCAGGCAGTGCCTCGATTGCCACCAACGGCCAGGTCGCCGCGTGGCTCGAGGCCGGGCGACCGGCGCTGCGCATCGACCCTCTAGCCCTGGCGGCGGGTAAGCCGGTGGTGGCGGATGCCGTGGCGTTTGCCCTGAGCAACCCCCACACCGTACTGATCTATGCCACCAGCCCGCCGGATGAACTCAAGGCGGTGCAACAGCAACTGGGCGCCGAACGCGCCGGCGAATTGGTAGAGAACGCCCTGGGAGAAATTGCCCAGGCCCTACGTCAGGCCGGCGTAAGACGCTTCGTGGTCGCTGGCGGTGAAACCTCTGGCGCCGTAGTCACGGCCCTGGGTGTGCGCCTGTTGCAGATTGGCGCGCAGATTGACCCCGGTGTTCCCGCAACCCTCAGCAACACTGCCGAACCGCTGGCACTGGCCCTCAAGTCGGGCAACTTCGGCGGCAGGGACTTTTTCGACAAGGCCCTTAAGCAACT
- a CDS encoding NAD(P)-dependent alcohol dehydrogenase → MKAWLLQEFGLDNLVQAEVETPVPKAGELLVKVGAVSLNFRDKAIVDGIYEPHRVPKPLIPVSDMAGTVVAVGAGVTRFALGERVNSHLYSRWLDGMPGPDEPDYCFGSPLPGGLAEYMIVHEDSAVRAPHDMSDEEASTLPIAALTAWYALVDYGQVQAGQTVLVQGSGGVSVFAAQIATALGAKVIVTSSRDTNLAALKQLGAVAGVNYSTHPEWAAQVLELTDGQGVDLLLDVAGGDGINQSIAATKVGGRIAQIGFLTGQTSALNLMPMIFRQTTIRGIAVAPRSSFDRMNAFLDEHRIRPVIDHVYAFDQAVEAYEHLARGAFGKVVIKVG, encoded by the coding sequence ATGAAAGCATGGCTTTTGCAGGAATTCGGCTTGGACAACCTTGTGCAGGCCGAAGTCGAAACCCCCGTACCCAAGGCGGGTGAGTTGCTGGTCAAGGTGGGCGCGGTCTCGCTCAACTTTCGTGACAAAGCGATTGTCGACGGGATCTACGAGCCACACCGCGTACCCAAGCCGCTGATCCCAGTGAGTGATATGGCCGGCACGGTGGTAGCCGTTGGCGCGGGTGTTACTCGTTTTGCGCTGGGCGAGCGGGTCAACTCCCATTTGTATTCGCGCTGGCTGGACGGCATGCCCGGCCCGGATGAACCCGATTATTGCTTTGGCTCGCCACTGCCAGGCGGCCTGGCGGAGTACATGATTGTTCATGAGGACAGTGCCGTGCGCGCACCGCACGACATGTCGGATGAAGAGGCATCGACACTGCCGATCGCTGCGTTGACTGCCTGGTATGCCCTGGTGGATTACGGCCAGGTGCAGGCCGGCCAGACGGTGTTGGTGCAAGGCTCAGGCGGCGTTTCGGTGTTTGCCGCACAGATCGCCACGGCACTGGGTGCCAAGGTCATCGTTACGTCCAGCCGCGATACCAATCTCGCAGCCTTGAAGCAACTGGGTGCCGTTGCGGGCGTCAACTACAGCACCCACCCCGAGTGGGCTGCCCAAGTGCTCGAACTCACCGACGGCCAAGGCGTCGATCTGTTGCTCGACGTGGCCGGCGGGGATGGAATCAACCAGTCCATCGCCGCCACCAAGGTGGGTGGGCGGATTGCCCAGATCGGCTTCCTGACCGGTCAGACCTCGGCCCTCAACCTGATGCCGATGATCTTCCGCCAAACCACGATCCGCGGCATCGCCGTGGCCCCGCGCAGTTCGTTCGACCGTATGAATGCGTTTCTCGATGAGCACCGCATTCGCCCGGTCATTGATCATGTGTATGCGTTTGATCAGGCCGTCGAGGCCTATGAACACCTCGCCAGGGGGGCGTTTGGCAAGGTAGTGATCAAGGTCGGCTAG
- a CDS encoding GGDEF domain-containing protein, with translation MPVDLQALYPKLIHLMLDTVFVVDRDNQIVFVSDACEALLGYRADELIGTLITHYMHPEDLARTRSSIVRVMNGQPHVDFRNRYIRKDGSVVHILWAAFWSAEVEARIGVARDVTALTQAEEELRFLAHHDPLTALTNRSLFNARLDAALQAAQRHNRSLALLFVDIDDFKGINDVHGHGMGDRVLCAIARRLECCVRESDLVARMGGDEFTLMLTEIQSREAVSAKVAHILAVMAEPLGPEFGGLAMPSCSIGVAFYPTDGEDADALLRHADGDMYRIKRQRFATE, from the coding sequence ATGCCCGTTGATCTACAAGCCCTGTACCCCAAACTGATCCACCTGATGCTGGACACGGTCTTCGTCGTCGACCGTGATAACCAGATCGTGTTTGTGAGCGATGCCTGTGAGGCCCTGCTCGGCTACCGGGCCGACGAGCTGATTGGCACTTTGATCACCCATTACATGCACCCTGAAGACCTGGCGCGCACCCGCTCCTCGATTGTGCGGGTCATGAATGGCCAACCCCATGTCGACTTCCGCAACCGCTATATCCGCAAGGATGGCAGCGTAGTGCACATCCTGTGGGCGGCCTTCTGGTCCGCCGAGGTGGAGGCGCGGATCGGCGTCGCACGGGATGTGACGGCGCTCACCCAGGCCGAGGAAGAATTACGCTTCCTCGCCCATCATGACCCGCTGACGGCCCTAACCAATCGCTCGCTGTTCAACGCTCGACTGGACGCCGCCCTGCAGGCGGCGCAGCGCCACAACCGCAGCCTGGCGTTGCTGTTTGTCGACATCGATGACTTCAAGGGCATCAATGATGTGCATGGCCACGGGATGGGCGATCGCGTGCTCTGTGCGATTGCACGCAGGCTGGAGTGCTGCGTGCGTGAGAGCGACCTGGTCGCCCGGATGGGCGGTGATGAGTTCACGCTGATGCTCACGGAGATTCAGTCACGGGAGGCCGTATCCGCGAAAGTGGCACACATACTCGCGGTCATGGCCGAGCCGCTGGGGCCTGAATTTGGCGGGTTAGCCATGCCGTCCTGCAGTATCGGCGTGGCGTTTTACCCGACCGACGGGGAAGATGCCGACGCGCTGCTCAGGCATGCGGACGGCGATATGTACCGGATAAAAAGACAGCGGTTTGCAACCGAGTGA
- a CDS encoding LysR family transcriptional regulator, whose product MQVFAKLAELGSFTKVADALQTGRPHVTRTIQDLEASLGVRLFQRTTRKVQLTAEGERFYERVKAILATIADTTAMFDRSGSTLRGRLRVDIPTAFAQRSFMESLRTFTLAYPDIDLVLGVTDRTVDLVAEGIDCALRIGQLPDSSMVAREIGTATMVTCASADYLTAWGVPDTVQSLGEHRGVNFLSGHNKRPLAWHFSIDGEDLPYVPSVGITVNESNAYVQCAVAGFGIIQAPGITVESFLAKGELVEVLSDLRPRPRLVSVLYPSRTHLAPQVEAFVDWLKAHFPVLHPKWFSAPQR is encoded by the coding sequence ATGCAGGTATTTGCAAAACTGGCCGAGCTGGGCAGCTTTACCAAAGTGGCCGATGCGCTTCAGACCGGACGGCCGCATGTCACACGCACCATTCAAGACCTGGAGGCATCCCTGGGTGTACGCCTGTTCCAGCGCACCACGCGCAAGGTGCAACTGACGGCCGAGGGCGAGCGCTTTTACGAGCGTGTAAAGGCGATTCTGGCGACCATCGCCGACACCACCGCGATGTTCGATCGCAGCGGCTCGACCTTACGCGGCAGGCTGCGCGTGGACATCCCAACCGCCTTTGCCCAGCGCAGTTTTATGGAAAGCCTGCGCACCTTCACCCTGGCGTATCCCGATATCGATCTGGTCTTGGGTGTGACGGATCGCACGGTCGATCTGGTCGCCGAGGGTATTGATTGTGCCTTGCGCATCGGCCAGTTGCCGGATTCGAGCATGGTCGCCCGTGAAATAGGCACCGCCACCATGGTCACGTGCGCCTCCGCCGACTACCTCACCGCGTGGGGAGTGCCAGACACCGTGCAGAGCCTGGGCGAGCATCGCGGGGTCAATTTCCTCTCGGGGCACAACAAGCGGCCGCTGGCCTGGCACTTTTCGATAGACGGTGAAGACCTGCCCTACGTGCCAAGCGTGGGTATTACCGTGAACGAGTCCAATGCCTACGTGCAATGTGCGGTTGCCGGGTTTGGCATTATCCAGGCTCCCGGTATCACCGTTGAGTCATTCCTGGCGAAAGGCGAACTGGTCGAAGTGCTGAGTGACTTGCGCCCGCGCCCGCGCCTGGTTTCGGTGTTGTACCCAAGCCGAACCCACCTTGCGCCGCAAGTCGAGGCGTTTGTGGATTGGCTCAAGGCGCACTTCCCGGTGCTGCATCCCAAGTGGTTCAGTGCACCCCAGCGCTGA